A single region of the Branchiostoma lanceolatum isolate klBraLanc5 chromosome 1, klBraLanc5.hap2, whole genome shotgun sequence genome encodes:
- the LOC136424379 gene encoding filaggrin-2-like gives MTQRRCRVYQCGRGVHRSSLTSTVTGPGDKPATQHTCIQGQAHSTGSRYLPQHTCTQGQAHSTGSKYLPEHTCTQGQAHSTGSNYLPQHTCIQGQAHSTGSNYLPQHTCTQGQAHSTGSNYLPEHTCTQGQAHSTGSNYLPQHTCTQGQAHSTGSNYLPQHTCTQGKAHSTGSNYLPQHTCTQGQAHSTGSNYLPEHTCTQGQAHSTGSNYLPEHTCTQGQAHSTGSKYLPQHTCTQGQAHSTGSNYLPQHTCTQGQAHSTGSNYLPEHTCTQGQAHSTGSNYLPQHTCTQGQAHSTGSNYLPQHTCTQGQAHSTGSNYLPEHTCTQGQAHSTGSNYLPEHTCTQGQAHSTGSKYLPQHTCTQGQAHSTGSNYLPQHTCTQGQAQRTGTQHNAPARRDRPHNTLAHRDRRTTHLHTGTAAQHTCTRGQAHNTPAHRNRHTIHLLTGTSTQQTCSRGQAHNTPAHGDRHTTDLLTGTGAQHTCTQGQAHNTPAHGDRHTTHLLTGTGAQHTCTQGQAHNTPAHRDRHTTHLLTGTGTQHTCSQGQAHNTPAHRDRHTTHLHTGTGTQHTCSRGQAHNTPAHGDRRTPHLLTGTGAQHGV, from the exons ATGACGCAGAGAAGATGTCGTGTTTACCAATGTGGCCGGGGCGTCCATCGCTCTTCATTAACGTCAACTGTGACTGGACCTGGGGATAAGCCGGCCACACAGCACACCTGCATTCAGGGACAGGCGCACAGCACGGGATCTAGATACTTACCgcaacacacctgcacacagggacaggcacacagcACGGGATCTAAGTACTTACCagaacacacctgcacacagggaCAGGCGCACAGCACGGGATCTAACTACTTACCGCAACACACCTGCATTCAGGGACAGGCGCACAGCACGGGATCTAACTACTTACCgcaacacacctgcacacagggaCAGGCGCACAGCACGGGATCTAACTACTTACCAGAACACACCTGCACtcagggacaggcacacagcACGGGATCTAACTACTTACCgcaacacacctgcacacagggacaggcacacagcACGGGATCTAACTACTTACCgcaacacacctgcacacagggaAAGGCGCACAGCACGGGATCTAACTACTTACCgcaacacacctgcacacagggaCAGGCGCACAGCACGGGATCTAACTACTTACCAGAACACACCTGCACtcagggacaggcacacagcACGGGATCTAACTACTTACCAGAACACACCTGCACTCAGGGACAGGCGCACAGCACGGGATCTAAGTACTTACCgcaacacacctgcacacagggaCAGGCGCACAGCACGGGATCTAACTACTTACCgcaacacacctgcacacagggacaggcacacagcACGGGATCTAACTACTTACCagaacacacctgcacacagggaCAGGCGCACAGCACGGGATCTAACTACTTACCgcaacacacctgcacacagggaCAGGCGCACAGCACGGGATCTAACTACTTACCgcaacacacctgcacacagggacaggcacacagcACGGGATCTAACTACTTACCagaacacacctgcacacagggaCAGGCGCACAGCACGGGATCTAACTACTTACCAGAACACACCTGCACTCAGGGACAGGCGCACAGCACGGGATCTAAGTACTTACCgcaacacacctgcacacagggaCAGGCGCACAGCACGGGATCTAACTACTTACCgcaacacacctgcacacagggaCAGGCACAAA ggacaggcacacaacacAACGCACCTGCACGCAGGGACAGGCCGCACAACACACTTGCACACAGGGACAGGCGcacaacacacctgcacacagggaCAGCCGCACAGCACACCTGCACACGGGGACAGGCGcacaacacacctgcacacaggAACAGGCACACAATACACCTGCTCACGGGGACAAGCACACAACAGACCTGCTCACggggacaggcacacaacacACCTGCTCACGGGGACAGACACACAACAGACCTGCTCACGGGGACAGGCGcacaacacacctgcacacagggacaggcacacaacacACCTGCTCACggggacaggcacacaacacACCTGCTCACAGGGACAGGCGcacaacacacctgcacacagggacaggcgcacaacacacctgcacacagggacaggcacacaacacACCTGCTCACggggacaggcacacaacacACCTGCTCACAGGGACAGGCGcacaacacacctgcacacagggacaggcacacaacacacctgcacacagggacaggcacacaacacACCTGCTCACggggacaggcacacaacacACCTGCTCACGGGGACAGGCGCACACCACACCTGCTCACGGGGACAGGCGCACAACACGGGGTCTAA
- the LOC136420775 gene encoding ABC-type oligopeptide transporter ABCB9-like, with protein sequence MQLSGGQKQRVAIARALIRRPAVLLLDEATSALDSESEHLVQQAINNLHGHMVIVVAHRLSTVEKANRIIVIDKGRVVEQGRHKELMQRDGLYAKLVQRQLVGSEDKKDESKAEKDELDKTANSQAHGSIKGSRVRVKSSSSDSDSDSSGSDLEINV encoded by the exons ATGCAGCTGTCTGGGGGGCAGAAGCAGAGGGTGGCGATCGCCCGGGCGCTGATCAGGAGACCAGCGGTGCTGCTACTGGACGAGGCCACCAGCGCTTTAGATTCCGAGAGCGAACACTTG GTTCAGCAAGCGATCAACAACCTACACGGACACATGGTCATCGTCGTCGCCCACCGCCTGAGCACCGTGGAGAAGGCTAACCGCATCATCGTCATCGACAAGGGGCGCGTGGTGGAACAGGGGCGGCACAAGGAGCTGATGCAGCGGGACGGGCTCTACGCCAAGCTCGTACAGCGCCAGTTGGTAGGGTCGGAAGACAAGAAGGATGAGAGTAAAGCAGAGAAAGATGAGCTAGATAAGACAGCAAACAGCCAGGCACATGGGTCGATAAAGGGCAGTCGTGTTAGAGTGAAAAGTAGTTCAAGCGATTCAGATTCAGACAGTTCTGGATCAGATCTTGAAATAAATGTTTAA
- the LOC136420786 gene encoding malectin-A-like isoform X1: MPAVLNVYLFLFIFYFLDLAVGLGDLIYAVNCGGPRHVDSYGLEYDADPLEGRTGVASDYGRRDRIGRVAEQDQLLYQTERWSEDTFGYEVPIEQEGDYVLVLKFAEVYFSASNMKVFDVVLNSQHTVVQELDIYDKVGRSTAHDEIIPFTVRKGKLMVQGEVSTFHGVLAVDLIKGLHDNPKLCAMYVVRGSSDDLPDVPKLPPIPGMEPDEEEELSREKPDKARRTSGPKTPNPYDTDESSTMFPILMAIGVFLPTLFCLCRL; encoded by the exons ATGCCAGCGGTGTTAAATGTTTATCTCTTTCTCTTCATCTTCTACTTTCTGGACCTCGCTGTCGGTCTCGGGGACCTTATTTATGCCGTGAACTGCGGGGGGCCGAGACATGTGGATTCTTACGGGCTGGAGTACGACGCCGACCCGTTGGAAGGTAGGACTGGGGTAGCGTCAGACTATGGCCGCCGGGACAGAATCGGCCGAGTCGCCGAGCAGGATCAGCTACTGTACCAGACGGAACGGTGGAGTGAAGACACGTTCGGATACGAGGTTCCGATAGAACAGGAGGGAGACTACGTGCTCGTGCTGAAGTTCGCCGAAGTGTACTTCTCTGCGTCTAACATGAAG GTATTTGACGTAGTGTTGAACAGTCAGCATACGGTGGTACAGGAACTGGACATCTACGATAAGGTGGGGCGCAGCACCGCCCACGACGAAATCATTCCGTTCACTGTCAGGAAAGGGAAGCTGATGGTCCAGGGGGAAGTCTCCACATTCCATGGGGTACTCGCTGTGGATCTCATCAAG GGGCTGCATGACAACCCGAAGCTGTGTGCTATGTATGTTGTAAGAGGATCATCAGA TGATTTACCAGATGTTCCCAAATTACCCCCCATCCCGGGGATGGAGCCGGATGAAGAAGAGGAATTGTCCAGGGAAAAACCTGACAAGGCGCGGAGAACGTCGGGACCAAAAACACCCAATCCCTACGACACCGACGAAAGTAGCACCATGTTCCCCATCCTCATGGCCATTGGAGTGTTCCTCCCGACCTTGTTCTGTCTGTGCAGGTTATGA
- the LOC136420786 gene encoding malectin-A-like isoform X2: MPAVLNVYLFLFIFYFLDLAVGLGDLIYAVNCGGPRHVDSYGLEYDADPLEGRTGVASDYGRRDRIGRVAEQDQLLYQTERWSEDTFGYEVPIEQEGDYVLVLKFAEVYFSASNMKVFDVVLNSQHTVVQELDIYDKVGRSTAHDEIIPFTVRKGKLMVQGEVSTFHGVLAVDLIKGLHDNPKLCAMYVVRGSSDDVPKLPPIPGMEPDEEEELSREKPDKARRTSGPKTPNPYDTDESSTMFPILMAIGVFLPTLFCLCRL; this comes from the exons ATGCCAGCGGTGTTAAATGTTTATCTCTTTCTCTTCATCTTCTACTTTCTGGACCTCGCTGTCGGTCTCGGGGACCTTATTTATGCCGTGAACTGCGGGGGGCCGAGACATGTGGATTCTTACGGGCTGGAGTACGACGCCGACCCGTTGGAAGGTAGGACTGGGGTAGCGTCAGACTATGGCCGCCGGGACAGAATCGGCCGAGTCGCCGAGCAGGATCAGCTACTGTACCAGACGGAACGGTGGAGTGAAGACACGTTCGGATACGAGGTTCCGATAGAACAGGAGGGAGACTACGTGCTCGTGCTGAAGTTCGCCGAAGTGTACTTCTCTGCGTCTAACATGAAG GTATTTGACGTAGTGTTGAACAGTCAGCATACGGTGGTACAGGAACTGGACATCTACGATAAGGTGGGGCGCAGCACCGCCCACGACGAAATCATTCCGTTCACTGTCAGGAAAGGGAAGCTGATGGTCCAGGGGGAAGTCTCCACATTCCATGGGGTACTCGCTGTGGATCTCATCAAG GGGCTGCATGACAACCCGAAGCTGTGTGCTATGTATGTTGTAAGAGGATCATCAGATG ATGTTCCCAAATTACCCCCCATCCCGGGGATGGAGCCGGATGAAGAAGAGGAATTGTCCAGGGAAAAACCTGACAAGGCGCGGAGAACGTCGGGACCAAAAACACCCAATCCCTACGACACCGACGAAAGTAGCACCATGTTCCCCATCCTCATGGCCATTGGAGTGTTCCTCCCGACCTTGTTCTGTCTGTGCAGGTTATGA
- the LOC136424294 gene encoding glutamate--tRNA ligase-like, translated as MLDDLYLAPWGTNIIEEASSSPHAKKTTKGKKSKTNKENKKDLTPTSDKGQTVTLVDSTPPHNTQDSTAPIQDSSTDETANKTNVAHIDDSQTAQDDTCDSPTDAYDIVEETRTPVNDTCDNATDSTYNPLVSDDNPKDEKLAVDTCDKETDSTYNPLVSDDNPKDEQLADDTCDNNETDSTYNTIVTDDDHPEERHTPVDDTCDTPTDDMEQNKPDEEGIAYRI; from the exons atgttagacgacctgtacctagccccttggggcacgaat ATAATCGAAGAAGCATCCAGCTCACCACATGCCAAGAAGACGACAAAGGGGAAGAAAAGTAAGACcaacaaggaaaacaagaagGATTTGACACCGACGTCAGACAAAGGACAGACTGTGACTTTAGTTGACAGCACACCACCTCACAACACACAGGACAGCACAGCACCAATACAGGACAGCTCAACGGACGAGACAGCCAACAAGACAAACGTAGCACATATAGATGATTCACAGACAGCTCAAGACGACACATGCGACAGTCCCACAGACGCGTACGATATTGTAGAAGAGACACGCACACCGGTAAACGACACATGTGACAATGCGACAGACAGCACATATAACCCCTTAGTTTCAGACGATAATCCAAAAGACGAAAAACTTGCAGTCGACACATGTGACAAGGAGACAGACAGCACATACAACCCCTTAGTTTCAGACGATAATCCAAAAGACGAACAACTCGCAGATGACACATGTGACAACAATGAGACAGACAGCACATACAACACCATAGTTACAGATGATGACCACCCAGAAGAGAGGCACACACCGGTAGACGACACATGCGACACACCTACAGATGACATGGAACAGAACAAGCCAGACGAGGAGGGCATAGCT TATAGGATTTAA